In the genome of Pelobacter seleniigenes DSM 18267, one region contains:
- a CDS encoding NAD(P)H-dependent oxidoreductase subunit E, with translation MRHLSTSDSPIINRFHRLHEEKGFISEQDLQDLAQQTDRPLADLHGLLSFFHSLRTRPPGKNRLAICYGTPCYARGAEQIYQRLAAELELDEDGTSMDGFISIEKVQCVGACSLAPVIVVNDRLEGRVKAHQLPTVLKRLRDETPQKQEDK, from the coding sequence ATGCGTCACCTCTCGACATCTGATTCACCCATCATTAACCGTTTTCATCGGCTGCATGAAGAAAAGGGCTTTATTTCCGAGCAGGACCTGCAGGATCTGGCGCAGCAGACCGATCGGCCACTGGCGGACCTGCATGGCCTGTTGAGTTTTTTTCATTCACTGCGCACCAGGCCCCCCGGCAAAAACCGGCTTGCCATCTGTTACGGCACCCCCTGCTACGCCCGCGGCGCAGAGCAGATTTACCAGCGTCTGGCTGCAGAACTGGAACTTGATGAAGACGGGACCTCCATGGATGGCTTCATCAGTATTGAAAAGGTCCAGTGCGTCGGGGCCTGCAGCCTGGCGCCGGTGATCGTCGTCAACGACCGCTTGGAAGGCAGGGTTAAAGCGCATCAGCTGCCGACGGTGTTGAAGCGCCTGCGGGATGAGACGCCCCAAAAGCAGGAAGACAAATAA